The following are encoded in a window of Solidesulfovibrio magneticus RS-1 genomic DNA:
- a CDS encoding sensor domain-containing diguanylate cyclase: MMENALFESHFDLIPFGIYVVDAASYRIVYSNRAFYEHFGHHAGKVCHEALYERAEPCPWCRLGELLTPQGLPSGETRVFEHFNESDDRWYQMQVRAMTWPDGRVVRYAIGVDISELKDTQNRLAEAHARLALTNIELARLSTTDMLTGLANRQHTEHLLLAGLGELGRQGRQLSLIMFDIDHFKAVNDRYGHLRGDDVLRALADLLRQTVPAGLGVGRWGGEEFLICCSGLGLAEACVLAEKLRLAVAGLDLTGVGRLTCSFGVAEARAGESAVTLLARVDNALYAAKGLGRDRVEMG, encoded by the coding sequence ATGATGGAAAACGCCCTTTTCGAGAGCCATTTCGATCTCATTCCCTTCGGCATCTACGTGGTGGACGCCGCCAGCTACCGCATCGTCTACAGCAATCGGGCCTTTTACGAGCATTTCGGCCATCATGCCGGCAAAGTGTGCCACGAGGCCCTTTACGAGCGGGCCGAGCCCTGTCCCTGGTGCCGCCTGGGCGAACTGCTCACGCCCCAGGGCCTGCCCAGCGGCGAGACCCGGGTCTTTGAGCACTTCAACGAGTCCGACGACCGCTGGTATCAGATGCAGGTCCGGGCCATGACCTGGCCCGACGGCCGGGTGGTGCGCTACGCCATCGGCGTCGACATCTCCGAACTCAAGGACACCCAGAACCGGTTGGCCGAGGCCCATGCGCGGCTGGCGCTCACCAACATCGAACTGGCCCGCCTGTCCACCACCGACATGCTCACCGGACTGGCCAACCGCCAGCACACCGAACATCTGCTGCTGGCCGGCCTTGGCGAGCTGGGCCGGCAGGGGCGGCAGCTGAGTCTCATCATGTTCGACATCGACCACTTCAAGGCCGTCAACGACCGGTACGGGCATCTGCGCGGCGACGACGTGCTGCGCGCCCTGGCCGATCTGCTGCGTCAGACCGTGCCCGCTGGGCTGGGCGTGGGGCGTTGGGGCGGCGAGGAATTCCTCATCTGCTGTTCCGGCCTGGGGCTGGCCGAGGCTTGCGTCCTGGCCGAGAAGCTGCGTCTGGCCGTGGCCGGTCTCGACCTGACGGGAGTGGGGCGTCTGACCTGCAGCTTCGGCGTGGCCGAGGCCCGGGCGGGGGAGTCGGCCGTAACTCTCCTGGCCAGGGTCGACAACGCCCTGTACGCGGCCAAGGGCCTGGGCCGAGACCGGGTGGAAATGGGCTGA
- a CDS encoding ATP-binding protein has translation MAWRRLESLRTRLLWLVALTLAPVLALHVASAVEKQRSARVAVDQGLHSIADLAAGNARSLLENYANILRGVTWLAVIKSGDPAQAGRLLTDALAVFPAFQDMALVRPDGTVTAASALPGGATRSLGDRPWLRQALDAPLSTIMAFGPDTLDGKPGLVLAQAVRGPDDGVVGVCAITLAPDWFAAIFKDIRMPEAARACLFTETGTLLTTWPPRPQAAGKTLAGADDVLPHLDQAASLVWTGQGPDDEMQRAVFAPVAAPGGQRLFIRLSQPQAIHEALLIGAWQSDMLLFGLAVALALAAAWWFNRVFLLRPMGQFVAMATDMAAGNLDRRSGLAESKGEMGELGRALDAMADKLKERIRFTQELIDAIPVPVFYKDLESRYLGCNAAYERAIRPLARIRRRTVHDLELPAQAALCAKTDRAVLSGEAETVEYETSLLFRDQTVHDVVVFKSRFHDVAGRTAGVIGVLLDITGRKCSEAELLASRTRYKLLLDSMGDGFVVLSSDYRLVESNPAFQEMTGYGPDELEKMTYRDITPEAWHKPEERLLAEVDAKGSAEVFEKEYRRKDGSILPVAVRPHRHPESPGEDRRYFAVVRDIADVKAIEADLRQAKEAAETANRAKSDFLAKMSHEIRTPLHAVIGMTELTLGTELSPQQRDALETAREAAGNLLGIINDVLDLSRIEAKGLELVIQDFDLRRTLAGVARTLRPQAARKGLFLTLAVAPNTPRHVRGDQGRVRQILLNLVGNAVKFTREGGVTVTVAAPDGDPGQLELAVADTGIGIAPDRLERIFDMFTQADRTVALNFGGTGLGLAICRELVRSMGGEIAVDSVPGQGTVFRVKLRLTPAQVVPIEPARRPVAAPQADARPLRVLVAEDNPINVKVATTFLNRRGHQATVAANGARALECLGHETFDLVLMDVEMPELDGMEATRRLRAGLAGEANRRVPVAAMTAHALAGSMERCLAAGMTEFLPKPLDFTLLAELLARVASDGAGPAVAKPAAQATPETAAVLEHEAALRRLGGDEALLAEVEEDFLRQYPRKLRLIRLCSDAENWDEAALAAHSLKNVAGAVGAESARRLAGQLEDQLRRRDAEAAHETGLALKKNLDEAAAAIRRSRPSEDAGPADAAPQA, from the coding sequence ATGGCTTGGCGACGGCTGGAAAGCCTGCGCACGCGATTGCTGTGGCTTGTGGCGTTGACCCTGGCCCCGGTCCTGGCGCTGCACGTCGCTTCGGCCGTGGAAAAACAGCGTTCCGCCCGGGTCGCCGTGGACCAGGGCCTGCACAGCATCGCCGATCTGGCCGCCGGCAACGCCCGAAGCCTGCTGGAGAACTACGCCAACATCCTGCGCGGCGTCACCTGGCTTGCCGTCATCAAATCCGGCGATCCCGCCCAGGCCGGCCGTCTGCTGACCGACGCCCTGGCCGTCTTTCCCGCCTTCCAGGACATGGCTCTCGTGCGCCCCGACGGCACGGTGACAGCAGCCTCTGCTCTGCCAGGCGGGGCGACGCGCAGTCTCGGCGACCGGCCCTGGCTGCGCCAAGCTTTGGACGCCCCCTTGTCCACGATCATGGCCTTCGGGCCGGACACCCTCGACGGCAAGCCCGGCCTGGTGCTGGCCCAGGCCGTGCGGGGACCGGACGACGGCGTGGTCGGCGTGTGCGCCATCACCCTGGCCCCGGACTGGTTCGCCGCCATCTTCAAGGACATTCGGATGCCCGAGGCCGCCCGGGCCTGTTTGTTCACCGAGACCGGGACGCTGCTGACCACTTGGCCGCCACGCCCCCAGGCCGCCGGCAAGACCTTGGCCGGCGCGGACGACGTCCTGCCGCATCTTGACCAGGCGGCGAGCCTGGTCTGGACCGGCCAGGGGCCGGACGACGAGATGCAGCGCGCCGTGTTCGCGCCGGTGGCCGCCCCTGGCGGGCAACGCCTGTTTATCCGCTTAAGCCAGCCCCAGGCCATCCATGAGGCCCTGCTCATCGGGGCCTGGCAAAGCGACATGCTGCTTTTCGGCCTGGCCGTGGCCCTGGCCCTGGCCGCCGCCTGGTGGTTCAACCGGGTGTTTCTCTTGCGCCCCATGGGCCAGTTCGTGGCCATGGCCACCGACATGGCCGCCGGCAACCTCGACCGCCGCTCGGGGCTGGCCGAAAGCAAGGGCGAGATGGGCGAGCTGGGCCGGGCCCTGGACGCCATGGCCGACAAGCTCAAGGAACGCATCCGCTTTACCCAGGAGCTCATCGACGCCATCCCCGTGCCGGTCTTCTACAAGGATCTCGAAAGCCGTTATCTGGGCTGCAACGCCGCCTACGAACGCGCCATCCGGCCCCTGGCCCGCATCCGCAGGCGCACCGTCCATGACCTGGAACTTCCGGCCCAGGCGGCCCTTTGCGCCAAGACCGACCGCGCCGTGCTCTCGGGCGAAGCCGAAACCGTTGAATACGAAACGTCGCTTCTTTTTCGCGACCAGACCGTCCACGACGTGGTGGTCTTCAAAAGCCGGTTCCACGATGTCGCCGGGCGTACGGCCGGCGTCATCGGCGTGCTGCTCGACATCACCGGCCGCAAGTGTTCCGAGGCCGAACTTCTCGCTTCCCGCACACGCTACAAGCTGCTCCTGGACAGCATGGGCGATGGCTTTGTCGTGCTGTCCAGCGACTACCGGCTGGTGGAATCCAACCCGGCTTTTCAGGAGATGACCGGCTACGGCCCGGATGAACTGGAAAAAATGACCTATCGCGACATCACTCCCGAGGCTTGGCACAAGCCCGAGGAACGCCTCCTGGCCGAAGTGGACGCCAAGGGGTCTGCCGAGGTTTTCGAAAAAGAATATCGCCGCAAGGACGGCTCGATCCTGCCCGTGGCCGTGCGCCCGCACCGGCATCCCGAAAGCCCGGGCGAGGATCGCCGCTATTTCGCGGTGGTGCGCGACATCGCCGACGTCAAGGCCATCGAGGCCGACCTGCGTCAGGCCAAGGAGGCGGCCGAAACCGCCAACCGGGCCAAAAGCGATTTCCTGGCGAAGATGAGCCACGAGATCCGCACCCCCCTGCACGCCGTCATTGGCATGACCGAGCTGACCCTGGGCACCGAGCTTTCGCCCCAGCAGCGCGACGCCCTGGAAACCGCCCGGGAAGCCGCCGGCAACCTGCTTGGCATCATCAACGACGTGCTGGACCTGTCGCGCATCGAGGCCAAGGGGCTGGAACTGGTCATCCAGGACTTCGATCTGCGCCGCACCCTGGCCGGCGTGGCCCGCACCCTGCGCCCCCAGGCCGCCCGCAAGGGCCTTTTCCTCACCCTGGCCGTGGCCCCGAACACCCCCCGCCATGTCCGGGGCGACCAGGGACGGGTGCGGCAGATCCTGCTCAACCTCGTGGGCAACGCCGTCAAGTTCACCCGGGAAGGCGGCGTCACCGTCACCGTCGCCGCCCCGGACGGCGATCCCGGCCAGTTGGAACTGGCCGTGGCTGACACCGGCATCGGTATCGCCCCGGATCGTCTGGAGCGCATCTTCGATATGTTCACCCAGGCCGACCGCACTGTGGCCTTGAACTTCGGGGGCACGGGCCTGGGGCTGGCCATCTGTCGCGAACTCGTCCGCAGCATGGGCGGCGAGATCGCCGTGGACAGCGTTCCGGGCCAAGGCACGGTCTTTCGGGTCAAGTTGCGTCTCACCCCGGCCCAGGTCGTCCCGATCGAGCCGGCCCGACGCCCGGTGGCCGCGCCCCAGGCCGACGCCAGGCCCCTGCGCGTGCTGGTGGCCGAGGACAACCCGATCAACGTCAAGGTGGCGACCACCTTTTTAAACCGCCGGGGTCACCAAGCCACAGTGGCCGCCAACGGCGCGCGCGCCCTGGAATGCCTTGGCCACGAAACCTTCGATTTGGTGCTCATGGATGTGGAGATGCCGGAACTCGACGGCATGGAGGCCACCCGCCGCTTGCGGGCCGGCCTGGCCGGCGAGGCCAACCGCCGCGTGCCCGTGGCGGCCATGACCGCCCATGCCCTGGCCGGCTCCATGGAACGCTGCCTAGCCGCCGGCATGACGGAATTTCTGCCCAAACCCCTGGATTTCACGCTGTTGGCCGAACTCTTGGCCCGGGTGGCGTCCGACGGGGCCGGCCCGGCCGTTGCGAAACCGGCCGCCCAGGCCACGCCGGAAACCGCCGCCGTCCTGGAACACGAGGCGGCCCTACGCCGTCTGGGCGGCGACGAAGCCTTGCTGGCCGAGGTGGAAGAGGATTTCCTGCGCCAGTACCCCCGCAAGCTGCGACTTATCCGGCTGTGCAGCGACGCGGAAAACTGGGACGAGGCCGCCCTGGCCGCCCATTCGCTCAAAAACGTGGCCGGAGCCGTCGGCGCGGAATCCGCCCGGCGGCTGGCCGGGCAACTGGAAGACCAGCTTCGCCGGCGCGACGCCGAGGCGGCCCATGAAACGGGCCTGGCCCTCAAAAAAAACCTGGACGAGGCCGCCGCCGCCATCCGGCGCTCCCGCCCGTCAGAGGACGCCGGGCCGGCGGACGCCGCCCCCCAGGCGTAG
- a CDS encoding glycosyltransferase family 2 protein — protein MVSVVLPARNAAAVLPAALESLSAQTLADFEVLIIDDGSDDGGATRNVATAMADRDRRFRLLSRPHEGIAAALNAGLATARGRYVARLDADDVCLPERLELQARHLDAHPDIGLVSCRAAYGGDGEACRGYLAHIEWCNTVTTPEAIRQAIFRESPLPHPTVMFRRELPALYGGYRQGDFPEDYELWLRWLEAGVAMDKLPQTLVVWNDPPGRLSRTDPRYAPEAFFRIKAGYLARRLARVNSFHPHIVVAGAGRVTRRRAELLCDHGIVIDAWLDIDPRKIGLMLGGRPVLHYNESPGPQSCFIVPYVASRGATDVILDRLGAVGFIPGRHCLPAA, from the coding sequence ATGGTTTCCGTTGTCTTGCCCGCACGAAACGCCGCCGCCGTCCTGCCCGCCGCCCTGGAGAGCCTGTCCGCCCAGACCTTGGCCGACTTTGAAGTCCTCATCATCGACGACGGTTCCGACGACGGCGGCGCCACCAGGAACGTCGCCACGGCCATGGCCGACCGCGACCGCCGTTTTCGGCTCCTCTCCCGGCCCCACGAGGGCATTGCCGCCGCCCTGAACGCCGGCTTGGCCACCGCCCGGGGACGCTACGTGGCCCGCCTGGACGCCGATGACGTCTGCCTGCCCGAGCGCCTGGAACTCCAGGCCCGCCACCTCGACGCCCATCCGGACATCGGACTGGTCTCCTGCCGGGCGGCGTACGGCGGCGATGGCGAGGCCTGCCGGGGCTATCTGGCCCATATCGAATGGTGCAACACGGTGACAACCCCCGAAGCCATCCGCCAGGCCATCTTCCGGGAATCCCCCCTGCCCCACCCCACGGTGATGTTTCGCCGGGAGCTGCCGGCCCTTTACGGCGGCTACCGCCAGGGCGATTTCCCCGAGGACTACGAACTGTGGCTGCGCTGGCTGGAAGCCGGCGTGGCCATGGACAAGCTGCCCCAGACGCTTGTGGTCTGGAACGATCCGCCGGGCCGGCTCTCGCGCACCGATCCGCGCTACGCCCCAGAGGCCTTTTTCCGCATCAAGGCCGGCTACCTGGCCCGACGCCTGGCCAGGGTAAACTCTTTCCATCCCCATATCGTGGTGGCCGGAGCCGGACGCGTCACCCGCCGCCGGGCCGAACTGTTGTGCGATCACGGCATTGTCATCGACGCCTGGCTCGATATCGATCCGCGCAAGATCGGACTGATGCTTGGCGGCCGGCCGGTGCTCCATTACAACGAATCCCCGGGACCGCAGTCGTGTTTCATCGTCCCCTATGTCGCCAGCCGAGGAGCTACTGATGTAATTTTGGACAGACTCGGCGCGGTCGGCTTTATTCCAGGCCGCCACTGCCTGCCAGCCGCTTAA
- the rfbB gene encoding dTDP-glucose 4,6-dehydratase — translation MRLLVTGGCGFIGSNFIRDMLTRHEGISIVNLDLLTYAGNRQSLADVEAAFGGSRYHFVRGDIANSELALYLLEEHKIEAVVNFAAESHVDRSITDATPFVQTNVLGAQSLLDAARHYGVRRFVHVSTDEVYGTLGPDGKFSEATPLAPNSPYSASKAGADMLMRAAYETFGMDVVVTRCSNNYGPYQFPEKLIPLMYSKAMADEALPVYGDGLNVRDWIYVIDHCRGVELALMKGRPGEVYNFGGDAEKPNIEVVRTILAALGKPESLIRYVTDRPGHDRRYAMDFTKAARELGFAPAWDFTRGIAETMAWYRANGDWLDSVNSGAYRQFMASWYGERA, via the coding sequence ATGCGACTGCTCGTGACCGGAGGCTGCGGCTTCATCGGCTCCAACTTCATCCGCGACATGCTCACCCGCCACGAAGGGATCTCCATCGTCAACCTCGACCTGCTCACCTACGCCGGCAACCGGCAGAGTCTGGCCGACGTCGAGGCCGCTTTCGGCGGCTCGCGCTACCACTTCGTGCGCGGCGACATCGCCAACAGCGAGCTGGCCCTGTATCTCCTAGAGGAGCACAAAATCGAGGCCGTGGTCAATTTCGCGGCCGAGTCCCATGTGGACCGCTCCATCACCGACGCCACGCCCTTCGTGCAAACCAACGTGCTCGGGGCCCAAAGCCTCCTCGACGCCGCCAGGCATTACGGCGTGCGTCGCTTCGTCCACGTCTCCACCGACGAGGTCTACGGCACGCTCGGGCCGGACGGGAAGTTCTCCGAAGCAACGCCCTTGGCTCCCAACAGCCCCTACTCGGCCAGCAAGGCCGGGGCCGACATGCTCATGCGGGCCGCTTACGAGACCTTTGGCATGGACGTGGTGGTCACCCGCTGCTCCAACAACTACGGCCCCTACCAGTTCCCGGAAAAGCTCATTCCGCTGATGTATTCCAAGGCCATGGCCGACGAAGCCCTGCCGGTCTACGGCGACGGGCTCAACGTGCGCGACTGGATCTACGTCATCGACCACTGCCGGGGCGTGGAACTGGCCCTCATGAAAGGCCGGCCGGGCGAGGTCTACAACTTCGGCGGCGACGCGGAAAAGCCCAACATCGAGGTGGTGCGCACCATCCTGGCCGCCCTGGGCAAACCCGAAAGCCTCATCCGCTACGTCACCGACCGGCCCGGCCACGACCGCCGCTACGCCATGGACTTCACCAAAGCCGCCCGGGAGCTGGGCTTCGCCCCAGCCTGGGACTTCACCCGGGGCATCGCCGAGACCATGGCCTGGTACCGCGCCAACGGCGACTGGCTGGACAGCGTCAACAGCGGCGCCTACCGCCAGTTCATGGCCTCTTGGTATGGAGAACGGGCATGA
- the rfbD gene encoding dTDP-4-dehydrorhamnose reductase, translating into MSGEAKAPRAIVLGGLTGLVGRPLSAAMEEAGFAVLPTTRTVLDPFDMEAVAREIEHFEATHVVNTVAYTAVDAAEDDADEAYRVNRDLPGRLARVCRKAGARLVHLSTDFVFDGAKGAPYAEDDAPNPESVYGASKLAGERAILDSGLDAFQILRTAWLYGPGKKNFVATILGLAKTREELKVVADQIGSPTYTLDLAGWIADLARTEAAGIFHAVGSGQASWCDLAAEAVAASGLPCRVLSIPSDAYPQKAKRPPYSVLDNAKLAAAIGRGPRAWTITVREYVYELMQASA; encoded by the coding sequence ATGAGCGGAGAAGCCAAAGCCCCCCGCGCCATCGTGCTGGGCGGCCTGACCGGACTGGTCGGCCGCCCGCTATCGGCGGCCATGGAGGAAGCGGGATTCGCCGTGCTGCCGACCACGCGCACGGTCCTCGACCCCTTTGACATGGAGGCCGTGGCCCGGGAGATCGAACATTTCGAGGCGACCCATGTGGTCAACACCGTGGCCTACACCGCCGTGGACGCGGCCGAGGACGACGCCGACGAGGCCTACCGCGTAAACCGCGACCTGCCCGGCCGGTTGGCCCGGGTCTGCCGCAAGGCCGGCGCGAGACTGGTGCATCTGAGCACGGATTTCGTTTTCGACGGTGCCAAGGGCGCGCCCTACGCCGAGGACGACGCGCCCAACCCGGAGTCGGTCTACGGGGCGAGCAAGCTGGCCGGCGAGCGGGCCATCCTGGATTCGGGGCTGGACGCGTTCCAGATCCTGCGCACGGCCTGGCTCTACGGCCCGGGCAAGAAGAACTTCGTGGCCACCATCCTCGGGCTGGCCAAGACCCGGGAGGAACTCAAGGTGGTGGCCGACCAGATCGGTTCGCCCACCTACACCCTTGATCTGGCCGGCTGGATCGCCGATCTGGCCCGCACCGAGGCCGCCGGCATCTTCCACGCCGTAGGCTCGGGCCAGGCCAGCTGGTGCGATCTGGCCGCCGAGGCCGTGGCCGCTTCGGGCCTGCCCTGCCGCGTCCTGTCCATCCCTTCCGACGCCTACCCGCAAAAGGCCAAGCGCCCGCCCTACTCGGTCCTGGACAACGCCAAACTGGCCGCGGCCATCGGCCGCGGCCCCCGGGCCTGGACCATCACGGTGCGGGAATACGTCTACGAACTGATGCAGGCGTCGGCCTGA
- a CDS encoding methyltransferase domain-containing protein, with translation MWLYIEEENIDPTFKILHMAPELGLYARIRSLVEKNNYTVADFEPKRYSFAKKCKYIDLCDLDSWTSNEYDLIIHNHVLEHARCNIAYILYHLHRMLKPSGLHIFSIPFLHGEYDESLADIGNNERKRRFGQSDHLRRFGINDIHKHIGSIVDIPKEYDAAKHFGEDILIKYNIPRSQWRGFSGSTILKLNKNSYKLANLDRSR, from the coding sequence ATGTGGCTCTATATTGAGGAAGAAAATATTGATCCTACCTTCAAAATTTTGCACATGGCCCCAGAATTAGGCCTCTACGCAAGAATACGCTCTCTGGTCGAAAAAAATAATTATACTGTAGCCGACTTTGAACCAAAGCGTTACTCATTTGCAAAAAAATGCAAATATATTGACCTATGCGATCTCGACAGCTGGACATCCAATGAATACGATCTAATAATACACAATCATGTCCTAGAGCATGCCAGATGCAACATTGCTTATATACTCTACCATCTACACAGAATGCTAAAACCTTCCGGGCTGCACATATTCAGCATCCCTTTTCTACATGGCGAGTATGATGAAAGTTTAGCCGACATAGGCAACAACGAGAGAAAACGAAGATTTGGGCAGTCTGATCACCTTCGAAGATTTGGAATCAATGATATACATAAACACATCGGATCAATAGTTGACATTCCAAAAGAATACGATGCGGCAAAGCATTTTGGCGAAGATATTCTTATTAAATACAATATCCCCAGGTCTCAATGGAGAGGGTTCTCAGGGTCAACAATCTTAAAATTAAACAAGAACAGTTACAAACTGGCAAATTTAGATCGTTCCCGTTAA
- a CDS encoding acetate uptake transporter translates to METKLANPAPLGLMGFGMTTILLNIHNAGWFPVGSMVLAMGIFYGGVAQVIAGIMEFKKGNTFGLTAFASYGLFWLTLAGLIMLPKMGLADPTPHAFMGWYLFLWGLFTLFMFFGTLRGSLVLRFIFGSLTLLFFLLALRDWLGSEAIGRLAGYEGIVCGASACYLAMAEVLEEQYGRKILPVG, encoded by the coding sequence ATGGAAACGAAATTGGCCAATCCCGCGCCCCTGGGACTCATGGGCTTCGGCATGACCACCATCCTGCTCAACATCCACAATGCCGGATGGTTTCCCGTGGGATCCATGGTGCTGGCCATGGGCATCTTCTACGGCGGCGTGGCCCAGGTCATCGCCGGGATCATGGAATTCAAAAAGGGCAACACCTTCGGGCTGACGGCCTTTGCCAGCTACGGCCTGTTCTGGTTGACCCTGGCCGGGCTTATCATGCTGCCCAAGATGGGGCTGGCCGACCCCACGCCCCATGCCTTCATGGGCTGGTATCTGTTTTTGTGGGGGCTTTTCACCTTGTTCATGTTCTTCGGAACCTTGCGCGGTTCGCTGGTCCTGCGTTTCATCTTCGGTTCGCTGACGCTGCTCTTTTTCCTGCTGGCCTTGCGGGACTGGCTGGGATCGGAAGCCATCGGCCGGCTGGCCGGCTACGAAGGCATCGTGTGCGGGGCCAGCGCCTGCTATCTGGCCATGGCCGAAGTGTTGGAAGAACAGTACGGCCGCAAGATTTTGCCCGTGGGCTAA
- a CDS encoding hybrid sensor histidine kinase/response regulator, whose translation MSDPKILLVSDNPCLAAAVVRHCGSLSGLGAVQIHDPGAAADALCRGDGDGAFLLCVVDLALPEEAVRRLAVASAASGVPWLAVAECYRPEFRNLSQELDAIDFVVAEAEDPAAVARYVDRLLKNRAARILIVEDSAFMRLFLRRLLRRYQFRVHMAASAAKALTILEHRPDIAAVIIDYDMPVQNGVELTRTIRRRFRLREICLIGISGKAPRSISAEFLKNGGDDYLHKPFEREELYCRVLHGVEAVERMLEIKRLERLRRMFLSMLAHDLKSPAGGIVGAANLILDGVCGEIGGEVREMAAVISQAGRRLCSLASNMQDLTRLETGRLEPALVMAHLDALILERARLAEATAAGKSIRVETRAPHLPPMNLDPDLIARVLDNLLSNAVKFSPPGSLVRLTLRQAGEEVVVRVADQGPGILAEERHRLFKPFERLSARPTAGEKSLGLGLAIAEGIVAAHGGRIWVESEPGQGAAFCFTLPMPMAFSDQADACISS comes from the coding sequence ATGTCCGACCCGAAGATTCTCCTTGTCTCCGACAATCCCTGTCTGGCTGCGGCCGTGGTGCGCCATTGCGGTTCCCTGTCGGGGCTGGGGGCCGTCCAAATTCATGATCCCGGCGCGGCGGCGGACGCGCTTTGCCGGGGCGACGGCGACGGAGCGTTCTTGCTGTGTGTGGTCGATCTGGCCCTGCCCGAGGAGGCCGTGCGCCGTCTGGCCGTCGCCTCGGCGGCAAGCGGTGTGCCCTGGCTGGCCGTGGCCGAGTGTTACCGGCCGGAATTTCGCAATCTCTCCCAGGAACTCGACGCCATCGATTTCGTGGTGGCCGAGGCCGAAGACCCGGCTGCGGTGGCCCGGTATGTGGACCGGCTGCTCAAAAACCGCGCCGCCCGCATCCTCATTGTGGAAGACTCGGCCTTCATGCGCCTTTTTTTGCGTCGGCTGCTGCGTCGCTACCAGTTCCGGGTCCACATGGCCGCCTCGGCGGCCAAGGCCCTGACCATCCTCGAACACCGGCCGGACATCGCGGCGGTCATCATCGATTACGACATGCCGGTGCAAAACGGCGTGGAGCTGACCCGCACCATAAGAAGGCGGTTTCGGCTGCGCGAGATCTGCCTGATCGGCATCTCGGGCAAGGCCCCGCGTTCCATCTCGGCGGAGTTTCTCAAAAACGGCGGCGACGACTATCTGCACAAGCCATTTGAGCGCGAGGAGCTCTATTGTCGGGTGCTTCACGGCGTGGAAGCCGTGGAACGGATGCTCGAAATCAAGCGCCTGGAACGGCTTCGCCGCATGTTTTTGTCCATGCTGGCCCACGATCTCAAAAGCCCGGCCGGCGGCATCGTCGGCGCGGCCAATCTCATTCTCGACGGGGTGTGCGGCGAGATCGGCGGGGAAGTGCGCGAAATGGCGGCGGTCATCAGCCAGGCCGGCCGGCGGCTGTGTTCCCTGGCTTCCAATATGCAAGACCTCACCCGTCTGGAAACCGGCCGGCTCGAACCGGCCCTGGTCATGGCCCATCTCGACGCCCTGATCCTGGAGCGGGCCAGGCTGGCCGAAGCCACCGCCGCCGGCAAGTCCATCCGGGTGGAAACCCGCGCCCCGCATCTGCCGCCCATGAATCTCGACCCCGACCTTATCGCCCGGGTGCTGGACAACCTGCTGTCCAACGCCGTGAAGTTTTCCCCGCCCGGCAGTCTCGTGCGCCTGACCCTGCGGCAGGCCGGGGAAGAGGTGGTGGTGCGGGTGGCCGACCAGGGGCCGGGCATTTTGGCCGAGGAACGCCACCGGCTGTTCAAGCCCTTCGAGCGCCTCTCGGCCCGGCCCACGGCCGGAGAAAAAAGCCTGGGCCTGGGGCTGGCCATTGCCGAAGGCATCGTGGCCGCCCATGGCGGACGCATCTGGGTGGAGTCCGAGCCCGGGCAGGGCGCGGCCTTCTGCTTCACCCTGCCCATGCCGATGGCATTTTCCGATCAGGCCGACGCCTGCATCAGTTCGTAG